In Plasmodium falciparum 3D7 genome assembly, chromosome: 6, the genomic window TTTGAACTTTCAACTATTAATCcaagtatatacatatatatattatatatatataatatatttatttattttttaatataatgacatatttattaaatgctTCGcctaaattatttaatttttcgaggtgatcacatatatatatataaatatatttaaaaaagaaaaaaagtgtacaatatttattacatatcaATTTCGTTTAGTTtccagtttttttttttttttttttttttttttctattttatttcatttcatttaattttatgttttatcaAAATGAATAATCATTCAGTGTATAATAAATTCAATCTTACCCATTCAGTGttcaataataatacaaatttgAATAATAGTATTTATGTTTCTGgagataagaaaaataaatcgCGTACATCCTTGAACAACTTATCTTTTTATAAACCTAATGCATctgtatatgtaaaaaaggTGGACAAAAgtgataaaaaagataatgtaaaaatattaattcgATATTTAGGATGGAAAAATTATAGTGGCTGTATAACACCGAATTTATTTAAGAATCCAAGTATGACcgatttaataaatatatggaactttatatttaaacatGTGGACCCTTTAATAGAagtaaataaagataattatGGAGAAGTTGTATTAAGTTTTTATAAAGACATAGGATATCCATATACTATATCTAAATCAACATTAGTAGCGCCAACAACAGGTTTACAATATAATACACATTTATCAGCTCTTGCTTGGTTATGtcaattattaatttttgaaGTAGAATgttttaatgatataaatgaagaaaaggaTTTAAGTTTATCTTATGATTTTAATGAATTGAACGAAATAAAAATGgatgattttattttacatagTTACCAATcctatattaataaagaagaaaaaaatttaaatgatatGTTAAGAACTaatttagaaaaagaaatcgACAGATTAgataatgatattaataataaaattgaagATATTAatgagaagaaaaaaaaagttgaagaaataaaaaaccatatgaaagaaaatgaagaattaattaaaagaaataaagttCTTTgtgaggaaaataaaaaaattaaacaattatatacaaatagtTTAGATGAAACAGAGAAATTAGAAAAAGATATTGAGATATGTAAAATATCTAAtcaagatgaaaaaaataaaacggAAAACATCTTAGacgaaattaaaaaagtaaaagaTATCTTACAAAAACAAACATTAAACAAAGCACAATTTGTCCAAATGaatgaaaatattgataaaaataaagaaaaaattgaacatattaaaaatgaaatccAAGCTCTAAATAATGAATATCCTAATTTAAGTGAAAAGTTAAATAATCGAAATagtgatttaaaaaaaatagcaagaaatataaatgaaaaatttatagaaattgttgaaaatattaatttatataaaaatatatcgaCATCTCAATGGAACGAAATACATCCaatcaatataaatatagattCTACTACCGTCGATAATATGTTAAATGTAAACTGGAAAGATTTCAAAAGTAATGTTAAACAGTTTATTGATAAAGATGAACAAGAACTTAAAAATTCATTAAATCTAAtcgaagaaaatgaaaaacaaattaaagtCACAGAGAAAGATATCCAAGATTTAAAACAAGAAATTATGGATAAGGAAAACTTGGTCAAACAGATGAATGAGGATACAAATAATTTTCTCAACGAATCTACTAAAACGTTTAATCAAATAGTAGCAGAAAATGAGGTAAGTtctatatgaaaatataatgtcTATTTTTATACGTCAATAATATCTTATTTTGATATTTTGatgttttcatatatatttgtatttttttttttttagaaaatgTTGGAAGAGGCTGAAGAGAAATtggtaataaattatatcacacggataaaaataaataaaaaaaaaaaaaaaaaaatatatatatatatatatatatatatatatatatttatgttaatattttttacgcTTATGCAGAGTGAGACCAATGAGATGTTCAGTGAGGTTAGGACATCGAGAGAACAGAAGGAAAATGAACTtgagaaaataaaagaggaaaatgagaaaaaattTAAGGAAAAGTTGTCAGTTCTTCAAAAGGTAAgccgaaaaaaaaaaaaaaaaaaaaaatataaacatatatatatatatatattatatatatatatgtgtgtgtgtggtatccattttatttatttatattttttattttttttattttttttattttttaggcTTGCGCTATGCTTATAGAGTTAAAAAGATACAGCAAGTCTTATATATCCATgtaaggaaaaatatataaatatctaaatatatatattcacagATATACATATGTGCATACACATTTTCTatcttttcttatttttatttgtttcttatttttattttttatgtttttcctCTTCATGTTCAGTGTGGTCGAAGAGAAGAAAAAGGAATTGGATCTATACAAAGACCTTCAAAAAAGTGTTGTTGATTAACATGTTGCAAAAATATAacgacaaaaaaaaaaaaataaaataaaataaataaataataaaaaataataataatataataaagaaatagaGAGCAAGtagataaacaaataaagaattaaatataaaaatgataacttaaaaaaaaaaaaaaaaaaaaaaaaaaaaaaaatgaaatagtTATGAATTATTaagatatgtatattatccattataaaatgttaatataCATTCTATGATAAATCCATGGGTAGTgcgcatttttttttttttttttttttcactagaattatatatatatatatatatatatatatatatatatatatatgtgtatatgtgtatgtattattatttatgtacattttctttatttttatttatgtacattttctttatttttatttatgtacattttctttattttaatttatgtacattttctttattttaatttatatacattttctttatttttatttttattttttggttattatattatcgtgaaaatatcatatttgtatattctccgatacaattttattaatttgattTATGGTTTCTTGTATATGATCATTATTAgactttataatattttctatatttaaaattttatgctctaaattatttatttcgtctttttctattttttgtttttcttgtACCTTTTTAACTTCATCtaacttttttatttcgATACTTAGTTTTTCATATATCTCTTTTCGCTTacgtttttcttttatatcttgtaataaatctttatatataatatttttgtttttaactTGTTTGaatttcttaattttttttcttgtttctttatttaaaaatctgaaatctttttttattgaagacaattcatttaataataaatttatgttATGACCAATTCTGGAAAAGTAAAGATATCCATTTAAAAAtgcttcattttcttttaatagaTGTTGATTATTTAAGATATCTGACTGTTGATCATTTTgatcattttgattattttgattttgaTCATTTGAAGTTTCAATAACTTTGGTATCACTTGTATTtacatcttttttattatctacattatttttatcatatttggatatatttatatcttttaaaaataattttattgatTTGTTTATGCAAAGCGTAAAGTCCATTTTGGGTTCGAATACGCTCTGTGAACAGAGTCCTGCATAGGCATCTTccatattatacaaataaataaataaataaaaatatatatatatatatatatatatttataatttgagatataattatataaaatataagaatatatgattatataattataataacttTTATGAGGAACTTTTTAATTACGAAAAGGGGgattaagaaaatatatttccataatgtatattattttataattttatttcttcataaaatatattaatgacAAAAagttaaattaataaaaaatgtaacatatgtaaatatataaatatatatatatatatatatatatatattatatttaaaattttaggGACgcttatttaaataaaaccTAATgcaatataatattgtatgtatatattttattatataatatttatatttaattttttcatttagcACGTATGAGgaagtatacatatatatataatataatgtacgtataataatatgagaaagtaattttttttttttttttttttttttttttttttatttattttattttattttattttattttttttattattattatttaattttttaattttttgtagcaaaatattatatatattttaatttgataattattcatgttaaaaatatttcagtCCTCAAGCGTgagatgaacaaaaaaatatatttttaagaatGTAAAaggtatatttatttatttatttatatatatatatatatatatatgtatatatttatgtcatgtataaaaaaatgggAAGGAGTAGAAAAAagtttatgaaaaaaatactGTACACAATATGACGAAAGTCAaggtatatatttctatttatacGTAGATATGCCTTTTtatctttccttttttttattacttgtTTATAACATTGTAATAAAAGTATATGGTTGTATTCAAAATTTTGGAGttactaaaaaaaatgaattattatatataaacaataaatttttattatgtaacaaatggtttaaaaaaaataaaaataaatataaatataatattaataaatatgttaattCTAATCTTTATACATCATGTTCCATAAGAAATAAGAATGtagtttattttaataaagataaaacaACAATATTTGTAAGTTTATTAAATTCGCCTATTGTAggtattaaaataaatgatgataaatgTAATGAGGATGTTATAGTACAGAATCTCAAAGataaggaagaaaaaaaaaatgtaaaagatGATTTAAAGAATGTAAGTAAccatcatataaataataatatatatagtataaatAATCTTCCTTATCTttacaataattataatttaattaatctACATCATAATGAAGAACCCTTTGGCTTTTCCCCacaatttaataattattcaatgttaaaagaaaaaaaaaatatatatttttataaacataaaaataaattaaatgattGGTTATGTACACATTATTTTCCACAAAATATATCGTGtaggtatataaaaaatgtactaTTTAATTTTAGACTTTACGATTTTAATattaaggaaaatatattatatcatttgtgtttaaaatatatttattataataagaatgatTATATGTCGCttgagaaaaaaataaagttattaaatattgttgatcaaaataaatataagttTATATTAGACCATGCAAGGGTATTACATAAGgtgataaaaaaagaaaaatataaaatgatgaaacatatatataatgaaaaaaataaagaaagaaatgtacataataaaattaatgatgAGACACATACAATAcctatttataatatacaacataataataaaaattcatatgatgatattaattataataacaaaattattgatacgtatttaaaaatgagaaaaaaattaaatattctttttgtaactttaaaaatagaaaagaaacaaaatgtatataaaatatataaaaaaataaaaagaaatataacattttatgatttttatGATCGATtacttattttaaattattttcatatatctCATAAACATCGTTTAGTATTaatgttttttaaaaaatatatatacaagttattaaataaacaaaatatgtttataataaattttataaattctttcttttttcaaaataatattttatcaaaatatattatatatccaaAAAGTACATATAATGA contains:
- a CDS encoding kinetochore protein NDC80, putative, whose protein sequence is MNNHSVYNKFNLTHSVFNNNTNLNNSIYVSGDKKNKSRTSLNNLSFYKPNASVYVKKVDKSDKKDNVKILIRYLGWKNYSGCITPNLFKNPSMTDLINIWNFIFKHVDPLIEVNKDNYGEVVLSFYKDIGYPYTISKSTLVAPTTGLQYNTHLSALAWLCQLLIFEVECFNDINEEKDLSLSYDFNELNEIKMDDFILHSYQSYINKEEKNLNDMLRTNLEKEIDRLDNDINNKIEDINEKKKKVEEIKNHMKENEELIKRNKVLCEENKKIKQLYTNSLDETEKLEKDIEICKISNQDEKNKTENILDEIKKVKDILQKQTLNKAQFVQMNENIDKNKEKIEHIKNEIQALNNEYPNLSEKLNNRNSDLKKIARNINEKFIEIVENINLYKNISTSQWNEIHPININIDSTTVDNMLNVNWKDFKSNVKQFIDKDEQELKNSLNLIEENEKQIKVTEKDIQDLKQEIMDKENLVKQMNEDTNNFLNESTKTFNQIVAENEKMLEEAEEKLSETNEMFSEVRTSREQKENELEKIKEENEKKFKEKLSVLQKACAMLIELKRYSKSYISIVVEEKKKELDLYKDLQKSVVD